One Blastopirellula marina genomic window carries:
- a CDS encoding DUF444 family protein, whose product MGLKIDRDVHRFREIVRGRVRDNLRKYITHGEMIGRKGKDLVSIPVPSMDVPHFRYGKNKGGVGQGDGEPGDPVGKGDDGDGAGQAGSEPGKHMLEVDVPLEELAAMLGDELELPKIEPKGDANISQYKNRYDSIRSTGPESLRHFRRTYVKALRRQIASGIYNPKNPVIVPVREDTRYRSWTSIPQPEANAAVIYVMDVSGSMTDDQKDIVRTEAFWIDTWLRSQYNGVETRYVIHDASAKEVDEHTFYHTRESGGTRISSAYKVVQGILEKEFPTSEWNIYCFQFSDGDNWGEDNKACMRVLENSLIPVCNLFCYGQVESPYGSGEYMKSLANQFGKNHETLILSHIEDKDAIYDSIKLFLGKGK is encoded by the coding sequence ATGGGGCTGAAGATTGATCGCGACGTCCACCGCTTCCGCGAAATCGTGCGAGGTAGGGTCCGTGATAATCTTCGTAAGTACATCACGCACGGCGAGATGATCGGGCGCAAGGGGAAAGATCTCGTTAGCATCCCGGTCCCCAGCATGGATGTACCTCACTTTCGTTACGGCAAAAACAAAGGTGGCGTCGGCCAAGGTGATGGTGAGCCAGGCGATCCAGTGGGTAAAGGAGATGATGGTGACGGTGCTGGGCAAGCTGGGAGCGAGCCGGGCAAGCACATGCTGGAAGTCGACGTCCCGCTCGAAGAACTCGCCGCGATGCTTGGCGATGAGCTAGAACTCCCCAAGATCGAGCCGAAAGGGGATGCGAACATCTCGCAATATAAAAATCGGTACGACAGCATTCGATCGACCGGCCCCGAATCGCTACGACATTTCCGACGTACCTATGTCAAGGCATTACGCAGGCAAATCGCCTCAGGCATCTACAACCCCAAGAATCCCGTCATCGTACCGGTGCGGGAAGATACGCGTTATCGCAGTTGGACCAGCATCCCCCAACCAGAAGCGAACGCCGCCGTGATCTACGTGATGGATGTCTCTGGCTCGATGACCGACGACCAGAAAGATATCGTCCGGACCGAAGCATTCTGGATCGATACCTGGCTCCGCAGCCAATATAACGGCGTCGAAACTCGTTATGTCATCCATGATGCCAGTGCCAAAGAAGTCGACGAGCATACCTTCTACCACACCCGCGAGAGCGGCGGCACGCGGATTAGTTCTGCTTACAAAGTGGTGCAAGGCATCTTAGAGAAAGAATTCCCCACGTCGGAATGGAACATTTACTGCTTCCAGTTCTCCGACGGCGACAACTGGGGAGAAGACAACAAAGCCTGCATGCGGGTACTGGAAAATTCGCTGATCCCGGTCTGTAACTTGTTTTGTTACGGACAAGTCGAGAGCCCCTACGGGAGTGGCGAGTATATGAAATCGCTTGCTAATCAATTTGGCAAGAACCACGAAACCCTCATCTTGTCCCACATTGAGGACAAAGATGCGATTTACGACTCCATCAAGCTCTTCCTAGGTAAAGGTAAGTGA
- a CDS encoding PrkA family serine protein kinase, with the protein MAGGREIVSFLAERQNLDQFRKKNWQGTFEAYLDLIAEHPAITRNAFQRCYDMILSYGIDTYEVSREKKVHYRFFDDPLDGGRDAIFGLEDAQVSLVNALKSAAHGYGIEKRVLLLHGPVGSSKSTMARLLKKGLERYSATDEGAIYSLGWIDPHKPDDMSAVHWCPMNEEPLHLIPEEFRADIAAQLTNPAKQSEYPLSISGELCPFCRFMYMDSLARHGGDWTKVIQDVHVRRILLSEKDRIGIGTFQPKDEKNQDSTELTGDINYRKIAEYGTDSDPRAFNFDGEFNVANRGIIEFIEVLKLDVAFLYDLLGASQEHKVKPKKFAQTDIDEVILGHTNEPEYRRLQNNEFMEALRDRTVKIDVPYVTKLSNEVKIYEKDYNNQKVKGKHIAPHTIEMAAMWAVLTRLEEPKNASLTLMQKLKLYDGKSLPGFTEENIKELKSQAKREGMLGISPRYVQDKISNALVAHPDATSINPFMVLNELESGLGNHSLITSEDQRDHYRQLLEVVKEEYENIVKNEVQRAIAADEDAMMRLCANYIDNVKAYTQRERVKNKFTGQYEEPDDRLMRSIEEKIDIPESRKDDFRREIMNYIGALSIDGKKFDFKTNERLYKALQLKLFEDQKDSIKLTSLVSSVIDQETQEKIDVVKQRLIRDHGYDEESATDVLNYVASIFARGDVTE; encoded by the coding sequence ATGGCCGGCGGTCGTGAAATCGTTTCTTTCCTGGCAGAACGCCAGAACCTGGATCAGTTTCGCAAAAAGAACTGGCAGGGAACGTTCGAGGCGTACCTCGATCTCATTGCGGAACATCCCGCCATCACGCGAAATGCCTTTCAGCGTTGCTACGACATGATCCTTTCCTACGGGATCGATACGTACGAAGTATCGCGTGAGAAGAAGGTTCATTATCGCTTCTTCGACGATCCGCTGGATGGTGGTCGCGATGCGATCTTCGGCCTTGAAGACGCCCAGGTCTCGCTGGTCAACGCATTGAAAAGTGCCGCCCACGGTTATGGAATCGAGAAGCGTGTACTTCTCTTACATGGACCGGTCGGTAGCAGCAAAAGCACCATGGCTCGCTTGCTCAAGAAAGGGCTCGAACGGTACTCCGCCACAGATGAAGGTGCCATTTACTCGCTGGGCTGGATTGATCCCCACAAGCCGGACGACATGTCTGCCGTTCACTGGTGCCCGATGAATGAAGAGCCGCTGCATCTAATTCCAGAAGAGTTCCGGGCTGATATCGCAGCACAACTAACCAATCCAGCAAAACAGAGTGAGTACCCCCTCAGCATCTCCGGCGAACTCTGCCCCTTCTGCCGGTTCATGTACATGGACAGCCTGGCACGACATGGTGGTGATTGGACGAAAGTGATTCAGGACGTGCACGTCCGCCGTATCCTTCTCAGCGAAAAGGATCGTATCGGTATCGGTACCTTCCAACCAAAGGACGAGAAGAACCAAGATTCGACGGAACTCACCGGCGACATCAACTATCGCAAGATCGCCGAGTACGGCACAGATAGTGACCCACGTGCATTTAACTTCGACGGTGAATTCAACGTCGCCAACCGTGGCATCATCGAGTTCATCGAAGTGTTGAAGTTGGACGTCGCGTTCCTGTACGACCTGCTAGGTGCCAGCCAGGAACACAAGGTGAAACCAAAGAAGTTCGCTCAGACCGACATCGACGAGGTGATCCTCGGTCATACGAACGAACCGGAGTATCGTCGACTTCAGAACAACGAGTTTATGGAAGCCTTGCGAGATCGTACCGTTAAGATTGACGTGCCATACGTTACCAAGCTCTCCAATGAAGTAAAGATCTACGAAAAGGATTACAACAACCAAAAGGTCAAAGGGAAGCACATTGCCCCGCATACCATCGAAATGGCCGCAATGTGGGCAGTCCTAACTCGGTTAGAAGAACCAAAGAATGCCAGCCTGACGTTGATGCAAAAGCTGAAGCTTTATGACGGCAAATCACTGCCTGGTTTCACCGAAGAGAACATCAAGGAACTCAAGTCTCAAGCCAAACGGGAAGGGATGTTGGGCATCTCGCCTCGTTATGTCCAAGACAAGATTTCCAACGCACTCGTGGCACATCCCGACGCGACTTCGATCAACCCATTCATGGTGTTGAACGAGCTCGAGTCGGGTCTCGGCAACCATTCGTTGATCACCAGCGAAGACCAGCGCGATCACTATCGCCAACTGCTCGAGGTGGTCAAGGAAGAATACGAGAACATCGTCAAGAACGAAGTCCAACGCGCCATCGCCGCAGACGAAGACGCGATGATGCGACTCTGTGCCAACTACATCGATAACGTCAAAGCGTACACCCAGCGTGAGCGTGTGAAGAACAAGTTCACTGGGCAGTACGAAGAACCAGATGATCGTTTGATGCGATCGATTGAAGAAAAGATAGACATTCCCGAGAGCCGTAAAGACGACTTCCGCCGTGAGATCATGAACTACATCGGTGCTTTGTCAATCGATGGTAAGAAGTTCGATTTCAAGACGAACGAACGGTTATACAAAGCTCTCCAGTTGAAGTTGTTCGAAGACCAGAAAGACTCGATCAAGCTCACTAGTCTCGTCTCCAGTGTCATCGACCAGGAAACGCAAGAGAAAATCGACGTGGTCAAGCAACGACTCATCCGCGACCACGGTTACGACGAAGAGAGCGCGACCGACGTGCTCAATTACGTCGCCAGCATCTTCGCTCGAGGAGATGTGACCGAATAG
- a CDS encoding response regulator transcription factor: MSEKEAKTADQKTILLVDDDTEIVETMRFALEGNGYRVLVARDGNQGLALAERDDPDLIVLDMMMPKRSGFLVLEKLRQTNRVPTKVIMVTGNEGNRHKAYAEMLGVDDYIRKPFPMDRLLEAVRKVLG, encoded by the coding sequence ATGAGCGAAAAGGAAGCCAAGACGGCCGATCAGAAGACCATTCTGCTGGTGGACGACGATACCGAAATCGTTGAAACCATGCGTTTCGCTCTCGAGGGGAACGGATATCGTGTGCTGGTTGCCCGTGACGGCAATCAAGGTCTCGCCTTGGCCGAACGAGACGATCCTGATTTGATTGTCCTAGACATGATGATGCCTAAGCGCAGCGGCTTCCTCGTGCTAGAGAAATTGCGACAGACCAACCGCGTGCCGACCAAGGTGATCATGGTCACCGGCAACGAAGGCAATCGCCATAAGGCTTACGCTGAGATGCTGGGCGTTGATGACTACATCCGCAAACCTTTCCCGATGGATCGACTGCTCGAAGCGGTCCGGAAGGTATTGGGTTAG
- a CDS encoding WD40 repeat domain-containing protein — protein sequence MRQLNPLVWAAGLIVVVLFGSDTSECAESTTEVARMAREVLDPIENPVKFHFEKIADIPLKEFGVVAQSPANGGRLLFCQTESEDVFLWDVENRKKLWTLLRKDMPENVRSIAISPDGAHAAIGYNAGKVAVLDGKTGEVLITHQLRDLAVITVGFTYDGSQVFGADMEGFSFITPLLQRTTKIDPGIDTKIIKHVLMAATSNNRWWKVLNMRDRPEIHQFSSEGPLDESDSPIRAGYTFGWMKSGPNYIMLLDAASKYWIRRVETGPNGETFKTMPLEQRGGIAMAFDRSGETFWRMDRESLEVYDTKTDERVANATWMEVIYPGTVCYLFPDEERMLVTCKGDNASLWQLTGDRMGIIEGTKSRVNELIAEERFDVIEEIARRWNGQIDHFRYSSHETPTSYLIDELVTYEEVDLPKEERNSRYLDWIASHAEDCQFMRLVMFHVYYRTAYLHRGNGPASTVTEKGAVKYEDYMKRAWEVLEPIFDQEDVPAEAYTCAIMAGKNFQWEPAVIESYLRASAAKWPKYHRTYSEEAVARLPRWGGEPGDTARFASKMAENVGGDEGDILYAQIFRYVSRYTSVTEILKDPACDHERFLRGMFLLGQQKSNHNALNLGIFASNVLNDAAMARKFADKFLELDVKPSSEIWPRKFELIDKAIADARKAKFEAMAK from the coding sequence ATGCGGCAACTCAATCCATTGGTGTGGGCGGCAGGACTTATTGTGGTTGTGCTGTTCGGTTCAGATACCTCAGAGTGCGCCGAGTCAACAACGGAAGTTGCTCGCATGGCTCGGGAAGTCCTTGATCCAATTGAGAACCCAGTCAAATTTCATTTCGAGAAGATCGCTGACATTCCTTTGAAAGAATTCGGTGTCGTTGCGCAATCGCCAGCAAATGGCGGACGACTACTGTTTTGCCAAACTGAATCAGAAGATGTGTTTCTGTGGGACGTTGAGAATCGCAAGAAGTTGTGGACTCTCTTACGGAAAGACATGCCAGAGAATGTTCGCTCGATTGCTATATCGCCGGACGGTGCGCATGCCGCGATTGGATACAACGCCGGCAAGGTGGCCGTGCTGGATGGAAAGACGGGGGAAGTTCTCATCACTCATCAATTGCGAGACTTAGCTGTAATTACCGTCGGGTTCACATACGACGGAAGCCAGGTTTTTGGCGCTGACATGGAAGGCTTCTCTTTCATTACACCTCTACTTCAGAGGACTACGAAGATCGATCCTGGTATCGATACCAAAATCATCAAACATGTTCTGATGGCTGCGACTAGCAACAATCGGTGGTGGAAAGTGCTCAACATGCGCGATAGGCCAGAAATTCACCAATTCAGCTCAGAAGGTCCACTCGATGAAAGTGACTCTCCCATTCGCGCTGGCTATACATTTGGTTGGATGAAATCGGGCCCCAATTACATCATGCTGCTAGATGCGGCATCGAAATATTGGATTCGAAGGGTGGAGACTGGCCCAAACGGGGAGACTTTCAAGACGATGCCGCTTGAGCAAAGAGGTGGCATCGCCATGGCCTTCGATCGCTCTGGCGAGACGTTTTGGCGGATGGACCGCGAATCCTTAGAAGTTTACGACACGAAGACTGATGAAAGAGTAGCAAACGCGACATGGATGGAGGTTATTTATCCCGGTACCGTGTGTTATCTGTTTCCCGACGAGGAACGTATGCTGGTCACTTGTAAGGGGGACAATGCTTCGCTCTGGCAACTCACCGGTGACCGAATGGGGATAATCGAGGGGACGAAAAGTCGCGTAAACGAACTCATCGCCGAAGAGCGTTTCGACGTGATTGAAGAAATTGCCCGGCGTTGGAATGGGCAGATCGATCATTTTCGGTACAGTTCTCACGAGACTCCAACTTCGTATCTGATCGACGAATTGGTCACTTACGAAGAGGTTGATCTGCCCAAGGAAGAACGTAACTCGCGTTACTTAGACTGGATCGCGAGCCATGCCGAGGATTGTCAGTTCATGCGTTTGGTGATGTTTCATGTCTACTATCGAACTGCCTATCTGCATCGAGGTAACGGGCCGGCCTCAACTGTTACCGAGAAAGGTGCCGTCAAGTATGAGGACTACATGAAACGGGCCTGGGAGGTTCTTGAGCCGATCTTCGATCAAGAGGACGTTCCAGCGGAAGCTTACACCTGTGCCATTATGGCCGGCAAGAATTTTCAATGGGAGCCTGCCGTAATCGAAAGTTATCTCCGCGCTTCTGCCGCCAAGTGGCCAAAATATCATCGCACCTACTCCGAGGAAGCAGTGGCAAGGTTACCTCGCTGGGGAGGAGAGCCAGGGGATACGGCTCGGTTCGCTAGTAAAATGGCGGAAAACGTGGGTGGAGACGAAGGAGATATCCTTTACGCTCAAATCTTTCGTTACGTTTCGAGATACACGAGTGTCACGGAAATCCTTAAAGATCCTGCTTGTGATCACGAGCGTTTTTTACGGGGGATGTTTTTGCTGGGGCAGCAGAAGTCCAACCATAACGCATTAAATCTTGGAATTTTTGCCTCCAATGTATTGAATGATGCAGCGATGGCACGCAAATTCGCTGACAAGTTTCTCGAGTTGGATGTAAAGCCAAGTTCAGAGATCTGGCCGAGGAAATTCGAGTTAATCGATAAAGCGATCGCCGATGCAAGGAAAGCAAAGTTCGAGGCAATGGCAAAATAG
- a CDS encoding Gfo/Idh/MocA family protein: protein MTAKRKVGSSKEASNKPDHSNETIIAPDLPYRPSDPPDYRPRIGLIGCGGITGQHLNAYRNAKYDIAALCDVIRSNAEKRQQEYFPEADIYTDFRDLLARDDIEVVDITTHPEVRPPLIEAALNAGKHVLSQKPFVLDLDVGRQLVALADEKKRLLAVNQNARWAPHFSYAREAYRTGLLGRLHGVHVSKRWDHRWVAGTPFENIKHLLLYDFAIHAFDFVNYLLDGENPQKVFASTTRTSDQTLMPPLSANVTILYPHTQVTLTYDAATPYGQQESTYLAGNEGSIFSTGPHEREQTLTLSTKQGIAQPKLEGCWFPDGFHGTMGELLSAIAENRQPTNSAGQNLTGLATCFAAVHSAETGEVVVPGEVRRMPSPCD, encoded by the coding sequence ATGACCGCCAAAAGGAAGGTAGGCTCGTCGAAGGAAGCATCCAACAAGCCTGACCATTCAAATGAGACAATCATCGCTCCCGATCTTCCCTATCGCCCGTCCGATCCCCCTGATTATCGACCGCGGATTGGGCTAATCGGCTGTGGCGGAATCACAGGGCAACATCTCAACGCTTACCGAAACGCAAAGTACGATATCGCAGCGTTGTGCGATGTGATTCGTAGCAATGCTGAGAAGCGTCAGCAGGAATACTTTCCTGAGGCCGACATCTACACTGATTTCCGCGACCTTCTTGCCCGCGACGATATTGAGGTGGTTGATATTACAACTCACCCGGAGGTCCGGCCACCGCTGATTGAAGCGGCACTCAATGCTGGAAAGCATGTCTTAAGTCAGAAGCCGTTTGTGCTGGATCTCGACGTCGGGCGGCAATTGGTTGCTTTGGCGGACGAAAAGAAGCGACTGCTCGCGGTGAACCAGAATGCCCGCTGGGCTCCTCACTTCAGTTATGCGCGTGAGGCTTATCGAACTGGTCTACTAGGGCGACTTCATGGTGTCCACGTTTCCAAACGTTGGGATCATCGTTGGGTCGCTGGGACACCGTTCGAGAACATCAAACACTTGCTTCTTTACGACTTCGCAATCCATGCGTTCGACTTCGTTAACTATCTGCTTGACGGTGAGAACCCGCAGAAAGTCTTCGCTTCAACCACACGCACCAGCGATCAAACGCTAATGCCGCCACTGTCAGCGAACGTAACGATTCTCTACCCGCACACCCAAGTCACGCTCACCTACGATGCAGCCACACCGTATGGCCAACAGGAAAGTACTTATCTGGCGGGCAATGAAGGAAGCATTTTTAGCACCGGTCCGCACGAGCGAGAGCAAACGCTTACGCTTTCCACCAAACAAGGAATTGCCCAGCCGAAACTCGAAGGATGCTGGTTCCCCGATGGCTTTCACGGCACGATGGGCGAGTTGTTATCGGCGATCGCGGAAAACCGTCAACCGACCAACAGTGCTGGGCAGAACCTTACTGGTCTGGCGACCTGCTTTGCGGCGGTTCACAGTGCGGAAACCGGGGAGGTGGTTGTGCCGGGGGAGGTTCGGCGAATGCCGAGTCCATGCGACTAG
- a CDS encoding DUF1080 domain-containing protein yields MPTFRLATYAVITLSLFTCHSFAGEFQPTQSPLPVQPPEDAIVLLGENQNGFLSKSGGTIDWPNEDGVVTSTRGETRSNHIVSQLHFRDADIHVEFLLPEKGSGNSGIYIHGNYELQIIDSADKEKLDQGDMGAVYGFAPALVNAAKGPGEWQVYDIRYQAPRRDNNGKITEEGEITAWLNGKKVQDATKLSEPRSNYHPFRYQTTPYLDAIAEQQLKTSIGPVFLQDHDNPVQFRNVWVKPLDNQAFSYQPEEN; encoded by the coding sequence ATGCCCACGTTCCGTCTGGCTACTTACGCGGTCATTACTCTTTCGCTGTTCACTTGCCACAGCTTCGCGGGCGAATTCCAGCCGACACAGTCGCCGCTGCCAGTTCAGCCGCCGGAAGATGCGATTGTGCTTCTCGGCGAGAATCAGAATGGATTCTTGAGCAAATCTGGCGGTACGATCGATTGGCCGAACGAAGATGGCGTGGTGACATCGACTCGTGGCGAAACACGTTCCAATCATATCGTCTCGCAATTGCACTTCCGCGACGCCGACATTCATGTCGAGTTCCTGCTTCCGGAAAAGGGAAGCGGGAATAGCGGCATCTACATTCATGGCAACTACGAATTACAGATCATCGACTCGGCCGACAAAGAAAAGCTCGACCAGGGAGACATGGGCGCCGTCTATGGTTTTGCCCCTGCGTTGGTGAATGCCGCCAAAGGCCCTGGAGAATGGCAAGTTTATGACATCCGCTACCAAGCCCCTCGCCGCGATAACAATGGGAAGATCACTGAAGAAGGTGAAATCACTGCCTGGTTAAACGGAAAGAAGGTGCAAGACGCCACGAAGCTCAGCGAACCGCGCTCGAACTATCATCCCTTTCGCTATCAGACAACACCTTACCTCGATGCCATCGCCGAGCAGCAGCTAAAAACATCGATCGGCCCCGTCTTTCTACAAGATCATGATAACCCGGTGCAGTTTCGTAACGTGTGGGTGAAGCCGCTGGATAATCAGGCGTTTTCTTACCAGCCTGAAGAGAACTAG
- a CDS encoding DUF2461 domain-containing protein encodes MTKFGFAKRSFQLLEELHDNNNREWFQPHKQEIRELLQDPFADLLEVTSRKLKNARRPMSGSKQTMFRMNRDVRFSKDKRPYSEHVSGLLTPSGFKKDDTALLYAHLAADGGFIAAGFYQLETRVLNFFRDRILEDAKQFRTITKKLLKSGYEFAQFEPLKSMPRGYSQYSDHEHAPYLKLKSLVVTQNQTPNVWIDGTIVNQLVKLHKASTPLLEFGLDAIRAGL; translated from the coding sequence ATGACCAAATTTGGATTCGCGAAACGCTCGTTCCAACTGCTGGAAGAACTGCACGACAACAACAATCGCGAGTGGTTCCAGCCCCATAAGCAGGAAATCCGTGAACTGTTGCAAGATCCATTCGCGGATCTGTTAGAAGTTACGTCGCGCAAGTTGAAAAATGCCCGGCGGCCGATGTCTGGCAGCAAACAGACCATGTTCCGCATGAATCGTGACGTTCGCTTCTCCAAAGACAAACGTCCCTACAGCGAACACGTGAGTGGTCTGCTGACGCCGTCCGGCTTCAAGAAAGACGACACCGCCCTGCTCTACGCGCACCTTGCTGCCGATGGCGGATTTATCGCGGCAGGTTTCTATCAATTGGAAACAAGAGTCTTGAATTTCTTTCGCGATCGTATCCTCGAAGATGCGAAGCAATTTCGCACGATTACGAAGAAGCTGCTCAAGTCCGGTTACGAATTCGCCCAGTTCGAGCCACTTAAATCGATGCCGCGTGGTTACTCGCAATACTCCGATCACGAACACGCCCCTTACCTGAAGCTGAAGTCCCTGGTTGTTACGCAAAATCAAACACCTAACGTCTGGATCGACGGGACGATCGTAAACCAGCTGGTCAAACTGCATAAGGCGAGTACGCCACTCCTGGAATTTGGTTTGGATGCGATCAGAGCTGGCCTCTGA
- a CDS encoding alpha/beta fold hydrolase, with the protein MTRVLILAITIITGLASTAVAQQDALSFDQRLSGYDYPFPVKTYDFRSQGHDLEMAYMHLPPTTQGMPNVVLLHGKNFNGAYWQRTAKWLQSLGYGVVMPDQIGFGKSSKPKDYQYSFAALANNTHGLLESLGIEKPIVVGHSMGGMLASRYTLLYPDSTQQLILVNPIGLENYLQYVQYKDVDFFFQNELQQTPEKIVAYQKKNYYDGAWNEQYAALTEPLVGWVQGPDWKDLAYVNALTYDMIFTQPVVEEFKDFQVPATLIVGTRDRTGPGRNWKRDGVEYELGRYDAIGPKIKGRNPDIDVIELPGLGHLPQIENFEMFQEAFKLALPK; encoded by the coding sequence ATGACTCGCGTTCTAATCCTGGCGATCACCATCATTACTGGGCTGGCAAGCACCGCTGTGGCGCAACAAGACGCCCTATCGTTCGACCAGCGGCTCAGCGGCTACGACTATCCCTTTCCGGTTAAGACGTACGATTTCAGATCGCAAGGACACGATTTGGAAATGGCATACATGCACCTCCCGCCCACCACGCAAGGGATGCCAAACGTTGTTCTGTTGCATGGTAAGAATTTTAACGGGGCCTACTGGCAGCGTACGGCGAAGTGGCTTCAATCGCTCGGTTACGGTGTGGTGATGCCAGACCAGATTGGCTTCGGCAAATCAAGCAAACCGAAGGATTATCAATACAGCTTCGCAGCACTCGCCAACAATACGCACGGCTTGTTGGAATCTCTTGGAATCGAAAAGCCGATCGTTGTCGGTCATTCCATGGGTGGCATGCTGGCCTCGCGATATACTCTGCTCTACCCAGACTCCACGCAGCAACTGATCCTCGTCAATCCAATTGGCTTGGAGAACTATCTCCAATATGTCCAGTACAAGGACGTCGATTTCTTTTTCCAGAATGAATTGCAGCAGACGCCTGAGAAGATCGTCGCTTATCAAAAAAAGAACTATTACGACGGTGCCTGGAATGAACAATACGCTGCCCTCACCGAGCCCTTGGTCGGTTGGGTGCAAGGACCTGACTGGAAGGATCTAGCTTACGTCAACGCGCTGACCTACGACATGATCTTCACCCAGCCGGTCGTCGAAGAGTTTAAAGACTTCCAGGTGCCAGCAACGCTTATTGTCGGAACCCGCGATCGCACTGGCCCCGGCCGAAACTGGAAACGCGATGGTGTCGAATACGAACTGGGACGTTATGACGCGATTGGTCCGAAGATCAAAGGCCGAAATCCCGACATCGATGTCATCGAACTTCCCGGTCTCGGCCACCTGCCACAGATCGAAAACTTCGAGATGTTTCAGGAAGCGTTCAAGCTGGCGTTACCAAAATGA
- a CDS encoding BON domain-containing protein gives MSQNALNPFGGATGTTGGATSALGSRSSSRASSFGQFGAFNSLFGNQAFQNGFGQNDTPRLPTKLAIKFEHPSIPANVVNSDVSRRVSKVAKFPNVTVTVEGRVATVTGTVASQDDFDLVDRFVSLEPGVSEVENQVVVLEPNLEDK, from the coding sequence ATGTCTCAGAACGCGCTAAATCCGTTTGGCGGAGCAACGGGCACCACTGGGGGTGCGACCAGCGCGTTGGGAAGTCGAAGCAGTTCCCGGGCGAGCAGCTTCGGTCAATTCGGTGCGTTCAATAGCCTATTTGGTAACCAAGCATTCCAAAACGGCTTCGGGCAGAACGACACTCCTCGTCTGCCCACAAAGTTAGCGATCAAATTCGAGCATCCTTCGATTCCCGCAAATGTGGTCAACAGCGATGTGAGCCGGCGGGTTAGCAAGGTTGCTAAGTTTCCAAACGTTACCGTGACTGTGGAAGGCCGTGTGGCCACGGTGACGGGGACTGTGGCATCACAAGATGATTTTGACCTCGTGGACCGATTTGTGTCGCTTGAGCCTGGGGTGTCTGAGGTTGAAAACCAGGTTGTTGTCCTGGAACCGAACCTAGAGGATAAGTAA